One window of the Podospora pseudopauciseta strain CBS 411.78 chromosome 4, whole genome shotgun sequence genome contains the following:
- the GCN4 gene encoding General control protein (COG:K; EggNog:ENOG503P3HM) — MSTWTICNNSLQFHAALFSQLICVYSRTTSQPSAHGGVNQPQQYRNQPLFPQQIPSPSLQNQRVANIIQATGHSTTSSAFTNRFTTQNSRPSPQQFYASSAPSSSVALNITKQRQHRQHRPPVPLFPQGPGGVPPGKMNIQGNFTPQHHLARHRGSHMRSDLDLDDFTAFEGGASTTYSSPALPTVFDLSSSVSSTGQNLATVSPQELMMNEPFMSAPNSTAFTALTSPSLYNGSPDFCDSYETSPHFGGGGDFDSNPDNWFPLFPTTNTEPEAPKEALVGPKPEESPVITAEELEVKSPASGHRRKSSTSPPTRHSSIAGVNSRRRDKPLPPIIVDDPTDTVAMKRARNTLAARKSRERKAARLDELEEKIEKLSAERDHWKQLALQLGAKE; from the exons ATGTCCACATGGACGATTTGCAATAATTCATTGCAGTTCCATGCGGCTCTTTTCTCACAGCTCATATGTGTCTA TAGCCGTACTACATCGCAACCTTCCGCCCACGGAGGTGTAAATCAACCACAGCAATATCGTAATCAGCCGCTCTTCCCGCAGCAGATCCCATCGCCATCACTGCAGAATCAGCGAGTTGCGAACATCATCCAGGCAACCGGCCACTCCACGACTTCATCGGCATTCACCAATCGGTTTACTACACAGAACTCGCGCCCATCGCCGCAACAGTTCTACGCCTCGTCCGCTCCATCTTCGTCTGTTGCTCTGAACATTACCAAGCAAcgccagcaccgccagcaccgCCCACCCGTTCCCCTGTTCCCACAAGGTCCCGGCGGCGTGCCACCAGGCAAGATGAACATTCAAGGTAATTTCACTCCGCAACACCACCTTGCTCGCCACAGAGGCTCACACATGAGATCAGACCTGGATTTGGACGACTTCACCGCCTTTGAGGGCGGTGCGTCTACCACGTACTCGTCGCCAGCTCTCCCGACTGTCTTCGATCTGAGCTCCAGCGTCTCGAGCACGGGGCAAAACCTGGCCACCGTCTCTCCTCAAGAGCTCATGATGAACGAGCCCTTCATGTCAGCACCCAACTCCACTGCTTTCACCGCTTTGACTTCGCCATCGCTGTATAACGGCTCCCCCGATTTCTGCGACAGCTATGAGACCTCTCCTCactttggaggaggaggtgatttCGACTCCAACCCGGACAACTGgttcccccttttcccaacaaccaacacgGAACCAGAAGCCCCCAAGGAGGCGCTTGTTGGGCCTAAGCCTGAAGAGTCCCCAGTAATTACCGCCGAGGAGCTCGAAGTCAAGTCGCCGGCATCGGGACATCGTCGCAAGTCAAGCacttctccaccaacccGCCACTCGTCCATCGCCGGTGTCAACTCTCGCCGCCGCGACAAGCCCCTTCCTCCCATTATTGTCGACGATCCCACGGATACTGTCGCGATGAAGCGTGCTCGCAACACTCTTGCGGCTCGCAAGTCTCGGGAGCGCAAGGCCGCTCGCTTGGATGAGCTTGAGGAGAAGATTGAGAAGCTCTCTGCTGAGCGTGATCATTGGAAGCAGCTGGCTTTGCAACTAGGTGCAAAGGAGTAA
- a CDS encoding hypothetical protein (EggNog:ENOG503NVAY) → MQAVPSLVGTGTAIAAAAAGLVFGQPSESEVPPWSSPNPGVFSADYDAFGSQASSARPNTSATALQQRCSLPVQEFAYGSFRQLVDPTPSPLMSPTTEAAQPQRPGSAVPVTSPRTTSGRQSFLRQDTKESVPRQDVESARDSVSSRESWIRRFSLRPISQHGSPRSSMGPDSSSLTFSHGSGVPMLGQQSLASSAPNKLVKRNAPGFGEPHGSHQRRGSKSQVLTLRRPATSHQRTATMQQQSQLQGNSVDPPPSAGAGAGPKFSYEPSSVPETETPTSSSFGGSKRSSSRWTSFFHARRAAGLGRDASGLTSGQSAKLASLFPKRRVSLTPGHVSRAYLTKADCITDIPVFVDEAEQQEEDFGHIEDLEVLQSPVNPTDSPETSSEKRPKRSMSMHFSSAQNWIARTSSVRRPRRSTVDAKGGNDNRYATADLAGMLRDPMQSPGSPTTHEIVVPPNYQPQAPQLEPAPTLSDAPRNRKRNSPSPLPPLNRLSSFNIDVSRLGLSSSSSSTPPPRSFHTPINYMNGSQNPPAPTHSRGPSGERSITLAGSDFEVHDADDEDTDVRSDAYDSFRTIASSSRVRSVETPLDSMFDESPPSTASNGKTKRLSIQEMLGRGWDGETKITEEEDSAATPVRSTHLDGTTKPIKLDGFGYGGQGGLMLVHREFAARLSFDDDDDDDWARDDDNTLSNHLSPPSSTNSRRVSPTLRHALKNLGGNGSPDLSRDSMSDRPRSSIFDWSEPSIHDKLDSDTTRPKTVHGKQEMDLRIGRSTSRKAPKAGHVRSQSVPVVPEPTDESKPPPKFGTWGLSTKNASEDWDDDFDFDETPLDTTGGKDSSTSFMVVPPSIQASQPSVKAHSGQIRELSLLVNDLKRLCRHGKDLNIIHGAIQPKWVEAENIIALASPDEDEADEFGSVKLSLDFDRDDLDEIDERFIDEGFDGSILDDINDPFEIPEPQMMTRTTVVRERATVRRRSVFSPDDDIFGGQWPLPDEPLKPPRPRTPDGSVSPNGSSAVLATVIQAMQQQRSTSDPIAATATKTQDTKLFFDTNSLQELVKRAGHLRDSLSDAVRKAELLTQSPAATPRRERLSHLNLDGSPAFTRVFSDPAASSPPRRLPKSHSSNSVLGRGSADSPRMQMMIVS, encoded by the exons ATGCAGGCTGTGCCGAGT CTTGTGGGAACCGGCACTGCCATCGcggccgccgctgctggtCTGGTATTTGGTCAGCCGTCAGAGTCGGAAGTGCCGCCATGGTCCAGCCCGAACCCAGGAGTATTTTCTGCCGACTACGATGCCTTCGGCTCTCAAGCCTCGAGTGCGAGGCCTAACACGAGTGCCACAGCTTTGCAGCAACGATGCTCTTTACCAGTCCAGGAGTTTGCCTACGGCTCGTTTCGCCAGCTTGTCGACCCAACTCCAAGTCCTCTGATGTCCCCTACCACGGAAGCGGCTCAACCTCAGCGACCCGGCAGCGCTGTACCGGTCACATCACCGAGAACCACCAGCGGGAGACAGTCCTTTCTTCGCCAAGATACCAAAGAATCAGTGCCGCGGCAGGATGTAGAAAGTGCTCGCGACTCCGTGTCTTCTAGGGAATCGTGGATTCGGCGCTTCTCATTGCGCCCGATATCACAACACGGGAGCCCAAGGTCAAGCATGGGACCCGACTCGTCATCCTTGACATTCTCACATGGCTCAGGTGTCCCGATGCTTGGGCAACAATCACTTGCCAGCTCGGCCCCCAACAAGTTGGTAAAGAGGAATGCCCCTGGTTTCGGTGAGCCACACGGATCTCACCAACGGCGGGGCTCTAAGTCGCAGGTGTTGACCCTCCGGAGACCGGCTACTAGCCACCAACGGACAGCAACCATGCAGCAACAATCACAACTGCAAGGTAACTCGGTTGACCCTCCGCCTTCCGCTGGAGCTGGGGCCGGGCCCAAGTTTTCATATGAGCCTTCGAGTGTCCCAGAGACAGAAACACCAACGTCTTCATCATTTGGCGGCTCTAAGCGTTCCTCCAGCAGATGGACGTCGTTTTTTCATGCTCGGCGGGCGGCGGGCCTTGGTCGTGACGCTTCAGGACTTACGAGTGGACAGAGCGCTAAGCTCGCTTCCCTGTTCCCCAAAAGACGAGTGTCTCTAACCCCAGGCCATGTTTCTCGAGCATACCTCACCAAGGCAGATTGCATAACAGACATTCCTGTGTTTGTGGATGAAGCTGAGCAGCAGGAAGAAGATTTCGGGCACATCGAGGACCTAGAGGTTCTGCAGAGTCCAGTCAACCCCACCGACTCGCCCGAAACATCTTCCGAGAAGCGACCGAAGAGGTCAATGTCGATGCATTTTAGTTCAGCCCAAAACTGGATCGCGAGAACCTCGAGCGTTCGGCGTCCTAGAAGGAGTACCGTTGACGCCAAGGGCGGAAATGATAATCGATATGCGACCGCCGACCTGGCCGGCATGCTTCGCGACCCAATGCAGTCTCCGGGCAGCCCAACCACACATGAAATTGTTGTGCCACCCAACTACCAGCCGCAAGCACCACAGCTTGAGCCTGCACCAACCCTCTCGGATGCTCCACGGAACCGCAAGAGAAattcaccctctcctcttccgccaTTAAACCGTCTATCCAGCTTCAACATCGACGTTTCACGACTTGGGCTGTCAagttcttcctcttccacacCGCCTCCAAGATCATTCCATACCCCGATAAACTACATGAACGGCTCCCAAAACCCTCCTGCTCCCACACATAGCCGAGGTCCTTCGGGGGAACGATCAATCACGCTGGCAGGCTCCGACTTTGAGGTCCACGATGCAGATGACGAAGACACAGATGTCCGGAGTGATGCCTACGATTCCTTCCGCACCATCGCCTCTTCCAGTCGGGTTCGGTCTGTTGAGACACCGCTAGACTCGATGTTTGATGAATCGCCACCGAGCACTGCCAGCAACGGCAAAACCAAGAGGTTATCGATTCAAGAGATGCTGGGACGTGGATGGGATGGCGAAACCAAGATCACTGAAGAGGAAGACAGTGCAGCCACGCCTGTTCGGAGCACTCACCTGGATGGCACAACAAAGCCGATCAAGTTGGACGGGTTTGGCTATGGTGGTCAGGGAGGTCTGATGCTGGTACACCGAGAGTTTGCGGCCAGGTTATcttttgatgatgacgacgacgatgactgGGCACGAGACGACGATAACACTTTGAGCAATCATCTTTCGCCACCGAGCTCGACGAATTCAAGACGTGTCAGTCCGACACTTCGGCATGCGCTCAAAAATTTGGGTGGGAATGGGAGCCCCGATCTGTCTCGTGATAGTATGAGCGACCGGCCGAGGAGCAGCATATTTGACTGGTCAGAACCATCGATCCATGACAAGCTCGATTCCGATACAACCCGACCCAAAACGGTTCATGGGAAGCAGGAGATGGATTTGAGGATTGGTCGTTCGACAAGTCGGAAAGCCCCGAAAGCCGGGCATGTACGGAGCCAGAGCGTTCCTGTTGTTCCAGAACCTACTGATGAATCCAAACCGCCTCCAAAGTTTGGTACATGGGGGCTGAGTACAAAGAATGCCAGCGAGGACTGGGATGATGATTTCGATTTTGACGAAACCCCGCTTGATACGACCGGAGGAAAGGACTCTAGCACGAGTTTTATGGTCGTTCCCCCGTCGATTCAAGCCAGTCAGCCGAGTGTAAAAGCCCATTCGGGTCAAATACGGGAGCTTTCCTTGCTCGTCAATGACTTGAAACGACTATGCCGCCATGGCAAAGACCTCAACATTATTCACGGGGCCATACAACCAAAATGGGTCGAGGCGGAAAATATTATTGCCTTGGCATCGCCCGATGAGGACGAAGCTGATGAGTTTGGTTCAGTCAAGTTGTCACTGGACTTTGATCGAGATGATCTTGATGAGATTGATGAACGTTTTATCGACGAGGGGTTTGATGGCTCCATTCTTGATGACATTAACGATCCTTTCGAGATTCCCGAGCCGCAGATGATGACCCGGACAACAGTGGTACGAGAACGAGCGACTGTCCGAAGACGGTCGGTGTTTTCACCTGACGACGATATTTTCGGCGGTCAGTGGCCACTGCCCGACGAACCGCTTAAGCCTCCACGACCACGAACACCAGACGGTTCGGTAAGCCCCAATGGGAGCTCTGCTGTTCTGGCCACCGTGATCCAAGCAATGCAGCAACAGCGGTCTACTTCCGATCccatcgccgccaccgccaccaagACCCAAGACACCAAGCTGTTCTTTGACACAAACAGTCTCCAAGAGCTGGTGAAGAGGGCTGGTCACCTGCGAGACTCGCTATCGGATGCAGTACGCAAAGCTGAACTGCTTACCCAAAGCCCGGCCGCCACTCCTCGTCGTGAGCGACTTTCGCATCTCAATCTGGATGGCAGCCCAGCCTTTACGCGAGTGTTTTCGGATCCTGCTGCGTCTAGTCCACCCAGGAGGCTTCCAAAGAGTCACAGCAGCAACTCTGTCTTGGGCAGGGGGTCTGCTGACTCGCCTCGGATGCAGATGATGATCGTAAGCTAG